In Helicobacter anatolicus, the sequence ATGCCATATTCTGCAGTGTTGGAGATATTTTTATGTAGACTTTCAAGACCTCCTTGATAAAGAAGATCTACAACAAGTTTAAGTTCATGCAAGCATTCAAAATATGCCAATTCTTTTGGAAATCCCGATTCTACCAATACTTCAAAAGCATTTTTTACAAGAGCCTTTAGTCCACCACATAATACTGCTTGTTCTCCAAAAAGATCGCTTTCAGCCTCAAGTTTAAAAGTCGTTTCCATAATAAAACTTTTGTCTGCTTTGATGGCTGCAGCATAGCTAAGGGCGAGATCTTTGGCATTGTTTTCTTGGTTTTCCTGATGTACTGCAATTAAAGCAGGCACACCATTATCTTTTAAGAATCCGTCTCTAACTCCTTTGCCTTGAGCTTTTGGAGCAACCATGATTACACCTATATTTTCAGGGGGTAAGACAAGTTTAAAGTGTACACTAAAACCATGGCAAAAAACCAAAGTATGGTGAGATTGTAAAAAAGGTTTAATATCTCTTTCAAAAATTTCTTGATGTAATTCATCAGGCATCATCATTACAATAAGATCACTTTTTTGTACACATTGACTTACACTATAAACTTCAAAGCCTAAAGATTTTGCAATAGGAATGCTTTTACTTTCAGGATATAAGCCAATGATCACCTCTATGCCATTATCTTTGAGATTTTGAGCATGGGCACTTCCTTGTGATCCAAAACCAATCACAGCAACTTTTTTTTGCTGTATTAAAGCGAGATTGCAATCTTTTTGATAGTAAAAATTCATCACCTTATTTCCATAAAAATTATCGCCATTATAACTAAAAAAACTAGAGTTTGATAATTTTAGCGCCAAAGCCACCCATTTGTGGTGGTGCATCTTCAAAGCTCACAACTTTTGGATGAGTACTTAAAAATTCTCTTACAACGCGTGATAGGATTCCAGTGCCAATACCATGATAGACCAATACTTCATCAAATCCTGATAAAAGGCTATCAGAGAGGAATTTATCTAGCTTTTCTAATGCCTCTTCAGCGCGTAATCCATGTAAATCCAAATGTACATGTGAGGTTTTTGGCATGGGAATATGAATTCTTTTTTTTGGAGTAGTGGCTTCCTTTCCAATGGGTTTGAGTTGGTAAGGAGGGACTTTTAGGCGCATGCCTTCATCAAGCTCAATAAGGACCTGTTTTTGGGAAATAGAAAGGATTGTAGCTTTGCTTGTTTTATATTTTACGCGTTGGCCTATGGATAGTTCTCTGGGCTTAGTTTCTTGTGTAGTTTGGATTTTTAGGGAGTTTAGAATTTTATTTGCATGGTTGATATTACGATGAATATCGCTAGTTTGTTTATCTTTGAGCTCTAGTTTTAGGGCTTTTAGAGCTTGATTGTAGGTATTTTGCAGAGTATTTTTTTCTTTAGTAAAATCATTAATATATTGCTGTTTTAAATCTTGCAAAGCTTCTTGTTTTTTATTATAAAGGGCAATTTTTTCCTCATATTCTTTAATTTTTTGTTGTAAATTAATTTCTAGTTGTGCGGATTTTTCGATTAGTACATTGAGTTTTTCTTTGTCTTGCCCATAGTTTTTCCTTGCTTCTTCGATAATATTTAGCGGAATTTTGTAGCGTTTTGCAGTTTCAAATGCATAGCTTTTACCAATACTCCCATAAAGAAAATTAAAAGTAGGTTTTTGTTTTTCTTCATCATAAATTGCAGCACAAAGTTGGATTCTAGAATCATTTGCCATTAATGCAGCTAATCTTTTATGATGTGTAGTAATGATAATTTTTGCATTTTTTGTGAGTAAATTTTCTAAAATCACTTTATAAAGACTTGCAGCTTCATCAGCATCAGTTCCTAGTTCGATCTCATCTACTCCAAGTAACATTTCTTTTTCTTGTAAAATATGGGAGAAATCTAGCATTCTTCCTGCAAAAGTGGAAATATCGTTTTTGCTATTTTGTGGATCAGAAATGATTGCAAAAATATTTTTAAAATGCGGAATTTGAGAATAATGAGGGTTGATTTTAAAGGGTATAAGATGTTTGGATAAAAAAACCGCACTAAGTAAGGATTTTAATAACATTGTTTTACCACCCGCATTTACCCCTGTGATAAGTAAAAGTTGCTTGTTGAAATCTATGGAAATGGGTTTGGGATTTGCCAAAACTGGATGGGAAAAATCTTTTAAGACAATGTGGGTGTTTTTATATTGTGGTAATATGAAATTTAAATTAAATTCCTTGGCAAAAAAGATTCTTGCTTGTATATGATCAATTTTATCAAATTCTTTATTAATGAACTGCAAGAATAATATATGTTTATTGAAAACTAGGGAAATTTGTTTACAGATTGTAAAAAGGGTTTCTTCAATAAGATTTTCTATTTCTTGAATTTTTTGATAGATGCTTTTAATTTCTTCGGGGAGGAGATAAAAAAAACCATTGTGAGAGCGTTGCAAAACTACACCAGTAATCACACTTTGATAACCGGGTTTTACAAGCAGGGTTTGAGTTTGATCGATAAAATGGATTTGAGAATCTACTAAATATGGAGCTAGTTTGGAAGAGTGCAAAAGAAGTTCCAAGGCTTGCTGCATATTTGTTTTTTGTCTTTTTAAGGAGAGCTCCAGGCTATCTAGCTCTTCAAAAATTCCATTTTTAATCTTCCCATCTTTTTCAAAATATTTGCTAATCTCAAGAAGAGAATCAGGAAGCTGGATTTTTTGTAGATAATTATTTAGGTATTGTGTTTTTTGTATCTCTGTATGTTTTTTAAGATAGATGAAGTAGCGGATAATTTTGATAAATTCAAAGATTTCTTGTAATTTGAGTATGCCAAATTTTTTAATAATTTGTAAAGAAGAATCAAGGTTTTCAATCCTTGGAGGAGGTGTAAAATTAATAGAATCTAACTCTTTGATATAATGAAAAAATTGATTTTTATCTCCCTCTAATGTGAAGTCTTTTTGCCTTGCAAAAAGCATGGTGAATTTTTGAATGAAGTCTTGTAAATCAAGTTGTGTAATAAGATGATTTTGCATATTATTCTTTTTCTAATTGTTCTTGGAGTTCTTGATTTTCATATTGCTTAGATTCTTTGTTTGGTGCACGTTTGCAATCTTGTAGGGAAAAAATAAGATTTTTTGCAGGAGTTTTTTCTTTACCAATTAGTGTAAGTGTGCCTGTGACAAGGTTAAAGTCTTTAGCATTTACTATGGTATTTTCGCAAATAATATCCTCGCCTCTTAAAAAATTCATTTGTAAAAGATAGGCTTTTTGATCTAACTGACTTTTGTTGTAAGCATAATACCCGATAAAAACACCAAAAATTGAAAGCGTGATACCGCTAAGAATCTTTTGTTTTTTATTGATCATGCCAAAATCTTTGAGAATGAAAAACAATAAAAAAATAGCGGTAAAAATTACAATTACAATAGGTAGTAGAGCCATTATTTTTCTCCCCTGAGTTGATAGGTAATATCTCCAGCACCTAGTCCTATTACAAGGTCGTTATCAAGAGTTTTTATAAGTTTTTTGTGATGATAGATTAGAATTTTTTGCTCTTGCTTCTTAATGTGTGTGGCCATAATGGGGTGATATTTTGCAAAGAGTTGTGGCATATCAAAAAATATTTCTTCCTCACCTGCACACCAAGTTGGTAGGATAATTAGTGTATCGCAAAGTTCAAAAGATTCTTGAAAGGCTTCTAGATTATCTCTTAGTCTTGAGAATTTATGCGGCTGCCAAATCGCTGTGATTTTTTTATAGGATTTAAGGTTTGCATAAATTTTAGCAGCTTTAAGTGTAGCAATAATTTCTGTAGGGTGATGCGCATAATCATCAATAATACAAGGATTATCTTTTTGGATGATATCAAAGCGTTTTTTGATTCCACGATAATTTTTGAGATTTTTTCTAATTGTTTCTATATCCATCTCTTGAAGTGCAATAAGGATTGCTTGGGCAGCATTACTTGCGGTATGTTCACCAAATCCCCATACTTCAAAAATACCTAAATCTTTTAGATTAAAACGACAATAAGGTTCATCATCATGAAGGAAAAACTCTATATCTTTGATATCATTTTTAGGGGAGAAGGTAAGGTATTTTTCTTGTGGTAAGGTAGATAAAAAAGGATCATCACTATTAATGCAGGATATTTTTGCAGAGTTTAAAAAGTTTTCATAGGATTGATAAAAAAGATTGAGATCATAATTATAGCTTTGCATATGTTCTGGTTCTGCATTGGTAACGATGGCATAATAAGGATTGGAATTCAAAAAACTTCTATCAGATTCATCAGCCTCAAAGACAATACCTTCACTTTTTGTATCTCTAACATTAGAATTAAATTCTTTGCTAATTGCCCCGATAATTGCACCATAGTGATTAAAAACACTACAAAGCATTGCACTTGTAGTACTTTTGCCATGTGCCCCACAAACACTAACTACTTTTTTTTGCCCCAAGATAAGTTGTAATGCATCTTTTCTTGAAACAATAGGGATTTTTTTTTCTCTTGCTCTTAGGATTTCTATATTGTCTTCTTGGATGATTGCAGAATGGATAATAAGGTCTTGATTGGTGATGGCATCAGGATTGTGAGGAATAGTGATTTGTATTCCTTGATCTTTGAGGTCTTGGATTAGCTTGTTTTCTGCAATATCACTGCCACTAATAATGGCTCCTTGTGCCTTAAGATATCTTGCAATCCCTGAAATTCCAATACCGCCAATGCCAATGAGATGAATTTTTAGATTCTTAATCAGTTTCAATATTGTCCTTTATCTAAAAAATTTTTTAAAGTCTTTAAAGCAGGTTGTAAAATTTGTGATTCATAAACAAGTGCAATTCTAACATATCCCGCTCCTATATTTTCTTTTTTGTTATTTTCCCTACCCAAAAAACTCCCTGGTAATACTAAAATCCCTTCTTTTTCATAAAGTTTTTTGCAAAACTCTAAATCATTGCCTACTTCTAACCAAAGATAAAAAGTGTAGGGGGATATTTCTAAATTAGGAAAAATTTCTTGAGCAATTTTTAGATTTTGTGCATATTTTTTTCGAATCTTTTCTGCTTCATTGTGGGCTTGCCATGCGATACTTGCCGCCTTTTGTAGAGGGGTGGGGATTGCACAACCCAAATAGGTGCGATAAGTGGCATAGGATTGCAAGATCTTTGCATCTCCCGCGATATAACCACTTCTTAGTCCTGGAGCAGAAAGGCGTTTTGAGATTGAATTAATACTAAGAATATTTTTAAATTTTTTATTGCCCATCAAATAGGAGGCTTCTAGGATCCCAGCAGGCGGGGTATTTTGATAGATTTCACTATAGCATTCATCATTGAGTAATACAAAATCGTATTCTAAAGCATATTCTATCCATTGTTGCAATTCTTTAAGTTCTAATGTACTTCCTGTGGGGTTATTTGGTGAATTTAAAATAACAAGATGAGCTTGTTGCATTTCTTGTGGGGTTAGTTTGGGTTTGAAGTAATTTTTTGCTTCAAGATGCATCAAGATTGTTTTTGCTTTACTGGCAATACTTGCTCCTTCATAAATTTGATAGAAAGGATTGGGATATGCCATGATTGGATTTTGAAATTGAGAGAGAAAAAATTGTGGAAAATTAAATAAAACCTCTCTCGTGCCAAATGTGGGAATCAGATTCGTGGAATCTAAAAAAATATTGTAGCGGTGTGAGATAAAATTTTTGATTGCAGTGTGGAGAAACTCCTCTCCCTTGCTTTTGGGGTAGTAGCGTAGATCTTGGGTATTTTGTTTGAGGGCGTCTTGAATAGTTTGAGGGGTTTCAAATTGTGGTTCGCCAATTGTGAGTTTAACAACTGGCTTTTTGGGCACGATAGGAGAGATGAGTTGTTGAATTTTTTCAAAAGGGTAAGGTTGAAATTCCAAAATATTACTCCTTAATTTATGTTATTTTGTTTATTATAAATAATTTTTCAATTTTTTTTTGTTTTTTTCTTGATTTTTTTACAATGCATTGCTAAAATTACACTCTACAATAAAAAAATTTGATAGTTATAAGTCGCGGGAATAGCTCAGTGGTAGAGCACAACCTTGCCAAGGTTGGGGCCGCGGGTTCGATCCCCGTTTCCCGCTCCATTTTATTTTCAAGTTTTTACTCTGATAAAGTTATTTTTGCCCGGGTGGTGGAATTGGTAGACACAAGGGACTTAAAATCCCTCGGATATTGCTTCCGTGCCGGTTCAAGTCCGGCCCCGGGCACCACTTATAATAGGATGGCGACATAGCCAAGTGGTAAGGCATGGGCCTGCAAAGCCTCGATCCTCGGTTCAAG encodes:
- the ilvC gene encoding ketol-acid reductoisomerase, whose amino-acid sequence is MNFYYQKDCNLALIQQKKVAVIGFGSQGSAHAQNLKDNGIEVIIGLYPESKSIPIAKSLGFEVYSVSQCVQKSDLIVMMMPDELHQEIFERDIKPFLQSHHTLVFCHGFSVHFKLVLPPENIGVIMVAPKAQGKGVRDGFLKDNGVPALIAVHQENQENNAKDLALSYAAAIKADKSFIMETTFKLEAESDLFGEQAVLCGGLKALVKNAFEVLVESGFPKELAYFECLHELKLVVDLLYQGGLESLHKNISNTAEYGMIISQDHIVPQTTKQAMQELLKQIQNGSFAKDFVLEKQSGYLRMQAERKNIHDHPIEQIGRDLRQKIFKNKS
- a CDS encoding endonuclease MutS2 — protein: MQNHLITQLDLQDFIQKFTMLFARQKDFTLEGDKNQFFHYIKELDSINFTPPPRIENLDSSLQIIKKFGILKLQEIFEFIKIIRYFIYLKKHTEIQKTQYLNNYLQKIQLPDSLLEISKYFEKDGKIKNGIFEELDSLELSLKRQKTNMQQALELLLHSSKLAPYLVDSQIHFIDQTQTLLVKPGYQSVITGVVLQRSHNGFFYLLPEEIKSIYQKIQEIENLIEETLFTICKQISLVFNKHILFLQFINKEFDKIDHIQARIFFAKEFNLNFILPQYKNTHIVLKDFSHPVLANPKPISIDFNKQLLLITGVNAGGKTMLLKSLLSAVFLSKHLIPFKINPHYSQIPHFKNIFAIISDPQNSKNDISTFAGRMLDFSHILQEKEMLLGVDEIELGTDADEAASLYKVILENLLTKNAKIIITTHHKRLAALMANDSRIQLCAAIYDEEKQKPTFNFLYGSIGKSYAFETAKRYKIPLNIIEEARKNYGQDKEKLNVLIEKSAQLEINLQQKIKEYEEKIALYNKKQEALQDLKQQYINDFTKEKNTLQNTYNQALKALKLELKDKQTSDIHRNINHANKILNSLKIQTTQETKPRELSIGQRVKYKTSKATILSISQKQVLIELDEGMRLKVPPYQLKPIGKEATTPKKRIHIPMPKTSHVHLDLHGLRAEEALEKLDKFLSDSLLSGFDEVLVYHGIGTGILSRVVREFLSTHPKVVSFEDAPPQMGGFGAKIIKL
- the murC gene encoding UDP-N-acetylmuramate--L-alanine ligase gives rise to the protein MKLIKNLKIHLIGIGGIGISGIARYLKAQGAIISGSDIAENKLIQDLKDQGIQITIPHNPDAITNQDLIIHSAIIQEDNIEILRAREKKIPIVSRKDALQLILGQKKVVSVCGAHGKSTTSAMLCSVFNHYGAIIGAISKEFNSNVRDTKSEGIVFEADESDRSFLNSNPYYAIVTNAEPEHMQSYNYDLNLFYQSYENFLNSAKISCINSDDPFLSTLPQEKYLTFSPKNDIKDIEFFLHDDEPYCRFNLKDLGIFEVWGFGEHTASNAAQAILIALQEMDIETIRKNLKNYRGIKKRFDIIQKDNPCIIDDYAHHPTEIIATLKAAKIYANLKSYKKITAIWQPHKFSRLRDNLEAFQESFELCDTLIILPTWCAGEEEIFFDMPQLFAKYHPIMATHIKKQEQKILIYHHKKLIKTLDNDLVIGLGAGDITYQLRGEK
- a CDS encoding succinyldiaminopimelate transaminase, whose product is MEFQPYPFEKIQQLISPIVPKKPVVKLTIGEPQFETPQTIQDALKQNTQDLRYYPKSKGEEFLHTAIKNFISHRYNIFLDSTNLIPTFGTREVLFNFPQFFLSQFQNPIMAYPNPFYQIYEGASIASKAKTILMHLEAKNYFKPKLTPQEMQQAHLVILNSPNNPTGSTLELKELQQWIEYALEYDFVLLNDECYSEIYQNTPPAGILEASYLMGNKKFKNILSINSISKRLSAPGLRSGYIAGDAKILQSYATYRTYLGCAIPTPLQKAASIAWQAHNEAEKIRKKYAQNLKIAQEIFPNLEISPYTFYLWLEVGNDLEFCKKLYEKEGILVLPGSFLGRENNKKENIGAGYVRIALVYESQILQPALKTLKNFLDKGQY